A region of Terriglobales bacterium DNA encodes the following proteins:
- a CDS encoding amidohydrolase family protein, translating into MLRPIAILASVLVAASLAAQQSPSAPQPVTLIKAARILDVKAGTYLARGALLIEGEKIKEVGPLAELEKRTPKDAQVIDLGSATVLPGLIDCHAHLLISTEPTLGPGANIVLAVTELRPAERALVGARNAREALEAGVTSARIVGHSGVDADAALRDAINAGWLPGPRLQAAARKITPPGGQAVSVQAAVSDAVLAQEFLPISGVDEARRAVRQALYDGADLVKVVMDAGKRFMTPEEIKAVVEEAHRSRIKVAAHATTVTGIQAAIDAGVDSIEHGDEATDEQLRAMAAKGIFLVPTLRTEALFRQLYESSIVFTPQQRDGFEGFLKRWNEQSRAKMERAGKAGVKIASGTDMWHDFPGKTRGQATVLALESPAAFGVSPLDTIRSATLNAAELMGWSDRAGGLEAGKFADLIAVPGDPLADITQLERVHFVMKGGKVVRNEIGK; encoded by the coding sequence ATGCTAAGACCGATCGCAATCCTTGCCTCTGTTCTTGTGGCCGCGTCTCTCGCCGCACAGCAGTCCCCTTCGGCGCCACAACCCGTCACACTGATCAAGGCCGCGCGCATTCTCGACGTGAAGGCGGGAACGTACCTTGCTCGAGGGGCCCTGCTCATCGAGGGCGAGAAGATCAAAGAAGTGGGTCCGCTGGCGGAGTTGGAAAAGCGCACCCCGAAAGATGCGCAAGTCATCGATTTGGGCTCGGCCACGGTGCTGCCCGGCCTGATTGACTGCCACGCGCATCTGCTGATCTCCACCGAGCCCACCCTCGGCCCGGGCGCCAACATCGTGCTGGCGGTCACCGAACTGCGTCCTGCCGAGCGCGCGCTGGTGGGAGCGCGCAACGCCCGCGAGGCCCTGGAAGCCGGCGTGACCTCGGCGCGCATCGTGGGCCACTCGGGCGTGGACGCGGATGCCGCCCTGCGCGACGCCATCAACGCCGGCTGGTTGCCCGGTCCTCGCTTGCAAGCCGCCGCGCGCAAGATCACTCCTCCGGGCGGCCAGGCCGTAAGTGTGCAGGCAGCCGTCTCGGATGCTGTTCTGGCGCAAGAGTTCTTGCCCATCAGCGGCGTCGATGAGGCCCGCCGCGCGGTGCGTCAGGCGCTTTACGACGGAGCGGACCTCGTCAAAGTGGTGATGGATGCCGGCAAGCGCTTCATGACCCCGGAAGAGATCAAGGCGGTGGTAGAGGAAGCGCATCGCAGCCGGATCAAGGTGGCGGCACATGCCACGACGGTGACCGGCATCCAGGCGGCCATCGACGCCGGCGTGGATTCCATTGAGCACGGCGACGAGGCCACCGACGAGCAGCTCCGCGCCATGGCCGCCAAGGGAATCTTCCTGGTGCCTACTTTGCGCACCGAAGCGCTCTTCCGGCAGCTCTACGAGAGCTCGATCGTGTTCACACCCCAGCAACGCGACGGCTTCGAAGGTTTCCTCAAGCGATGGAACGAGCAGAGTCGCGCAAAGATGGAACGCGCCGGCAAGGCGGGCGTCAAAATCGCTTCCGGCACCGACATGTGGCATGACTTCCCCGGCAAGACGCGCGGCCAGGCCACCGTGCTGGCGCTGGAGTCGCCGGCAGCCTTCGGGGTGAGCCCGCTCGACACCATCCGCAGCGCCACCCTGAACGCCGCCGAGCTCATGGGCTGGAGCGACCGAGCAGGCGGACTCGAAGCCGGCAAGTTCGCCGATCTGATCGCCGTTCCCGGCGACCCGCTGGCCGACATCACCCAGCTCGAGCGCGTCCACTTCGTGATGAAGGGCGGCAAGGTGGTGCGCAACGAGATCGGCAAGTAG